Proteins co-encoded in one Salvia splendens isolate huo1 chromosome 4, SspV2, whole genome shotgun sequence genomic window:
- the LOC121801418 gene encoding homeobox-leucine zipper protein HAT14-like: protein MELALSLGDTPKPFSFHEKPQKIHSKDLGFCMSTGKVSSDGGDKSDESRFSDDPIRGSSSDPPVQLDLLPFSPVQRSHPSSDKLPFPWLKDKLEGATEASRKGDDGSRDHETATAAASSPNSAVSSFQMDFSMFRSARGKRDFEQLSAINGEAEADRGGAGSDDEENGLARKKLRLTKDQSAFLEESFKEHNTLNPKQKLALAKQLNLRARQVEVWFQNRRARTKLKQTEVDCEYLKRCCETLTEENRRLQKELQELRALKASQPFYMQLPATTLTMCPSCERVVTTTATSSTAAFSLSPPHAKTAS, encoded by the exons ATGGAGTTAGCTCTGAGCTTGGGTGATACACCGAAGCCCTTTTCGTTTCATGAAAAACCCCAGAAAATTCACAGCAAAGATTTAGGGTTCTGCATGTCTACCGGAAAAGTGAGTTCCGACGGCGGCGACAAAAGCGACGAAAGCCGGTTCTCCGACGATCCGATTCGGGGTTCTTCATCAGATCCACCGGTTCAGCTAGATCTTCTCCCATTCTCCCCGGTTCAAAGAAGCCACCCCTCTTCAGACAAGCTTCCTTTCCCTTGGCTCAAAGACAAAT TGGAAGGCGCGACGGAGGCGAGCAGAAAAGGCGACGACGGCAGCAGAGATCATGAAacggcgacggcggcggcgtCATCTCCAAACAGCGCGGTGTCGTCGTTTCAGATGGATTTCTCCATGTTCCGAAGCGCGAGGGGGAAGAGAGATTTCGAGCAATTATCAGCCATTAACGGCGAAGCAGAAGCCGATCGCGGCGGCGCAGGAAGCGACGATGAGGAAAACGGCTTGGCCAGAAAGAAACTCCGGCTCACCAAAGACCAGTCTGCTTTCCTCGAAGAGAGCTTCAAGGAGCACAACACCCTCAACCCC AAGCAGAAGCTTGCACTAGCGAAGCAATTGAATCTCCGAGCTCGGCAAGTTGAAGTGTGGTTCCAAAACAGAAGAGCAAG GACCAAATTGAAACAGACAGAGGTAGATTGTGAGTATTTAAAAAGGTGTTGTGAGACGCTGACAGAAGAGAACAGGAGGTTGCAAAAAGAGCTCCAAGAATTAAGAGCTCTTAAAGCTTCTCAGCCATTTTACATGCAGCTCCCAGCCACCACCCTCACCATGTGTCCTTCCTGTGAAAGGGTTgtcaccaccaccgccacatcCTCTACCGCCGCTTTTTCACTCTCGCCGCCGCATGCGAAGACGGCTTCGTGA